Proteins encoded by one window of Bacillus spongiae:
- a CDS encoding DeoR family transcriptional regulator, with amino-acid sequence MKPSTNRMLTRIKSVYMFIKDNGTVTTQDLVEEFGITPRTVQRDLNVLAYNDLVESPSRGRWTTTQKKVKISS; translated from the coding sequence TTGAAACCTTCTACTAATCGAATGCTTACGCGCATTAAATCCGTCTACATGTTTATTAAAGACAATGGAACCGTCACAACGCAAGACCTAGTCGAGGAATTTGGAATCACTCCTCGGACGGTTCAACGAGATTTAAACGTTCTAGCATATAACGACTTGGTCGAAAGTCCTAGTCGAGGCAGATGGACAACAACTCAAAAAAAGGTCAAAATTTCTTCTTAA